The genomic region GCCGGCCGACCGTTCCGCACTGACAAACTGCTATCGGATAACGGATGACGGATATCGGATAACCATAATCCGCCACCACTGATATACAGGCATCTGACAAATGGCCGGCAAGATTCGCATTCGACTGAAGAGCTTCGATCACGCGGTGATCGATCAGACCACCTCCGACATCGTGCGCACGGCGCAAAAGACGGGGGCGCGGGTGAGCGGGCCCATCCCGCTTCCCACCCGGATTCAGCGCTGGACGGTGCTCCGCTCGCCGCACATCGACAAGAAGAGCCGCGAGCAGTTCGAGCTCAAGACGCACAAGCGGGTGATCGACATTCTCGACTCACGCCCGCAGACGATCGACGCGTTGACCAAGCTGGATCTTCCGGCCGGTGTCGACGTGGAGATCAAGGTCGACTGAGGGGGGCGTCATGGCGGGAATCATCGGGAAGAAGCTGGGCATGACCCAGATCTTCGAAGAATCGGGCGCCGTGGTGCCGGTCACGGTCGTACAGGCCGGACCGTGCCCCGTCGTCCAGGTCCGCACCCGCGAAAAGGAGGGCTACGAGGCCGTCCAGCTCGGGTTCGGAGAGAAGAAGAGCAAGCGGGCGACCCGCGCGGAGCAGGGGCACGCCGCCAAGGCGGGGCTCGCCGCCGCGCCCGAGGTGCTGCGGGAGTTCGGCCTGGCCGAGGGGGAGACCCCGCCCAATGTGGGGGACCAGATCACCGTCGAGCTGTTCGAGGTGGGCAGCCGGGTCAAGGTGACCGGCACCACCAAGGGGCGGGGCTTCCAGGGCGTGGTCAAGCGCCACGGCTTCGGCGGCGGGCGCGCCTCGCACGGCGCCACCC from Longimicrobiaceae bacterium harbors:
- the rpsJ gene encoding 30S ribosomal protein S10 — protein: MAGKIRIRLKSFDHAVIDQTTSDIVRTAQKTGARVSGPIPLPTRIQRWTVLRSPHIDKKSREQFELKTHKRVIDILDSRPQTIDALTKLDLPAGVDVEIKVD
- the rplC gene encoding 50S ribosomal protein L3, which produces MAGIIGKKLGMTQIFEESGAVVPVTVVQAGPCPVVQVRTREKEGYEAVQLGFGEKKSKRATRAEQGHAAKAGLAAAPEVLREFGLAEGETPPNVGDQITVELFEVGSRVKVTGTTKGRGFQGVVKRHGFGGGRASHGATRIHRAPGSIGAGTNPSRVIKGKRLPGHMGDVQQTVRNIRVAKVDPERNLIYLRGAVPGPVNGVVFITKQ